Below is a genomic region from Vitis riparia cultivar Riparia Gloire de Montpellier isolate 1030 chromosome 16, EGFV_Vit.rip_1.0, whole genome shotgun sequence.
TTGATCTTTGCCTTGCTCTATGACATACTTGTGATTATTCTATACTTGTTATTGTACACTAATCCTGTTTCTCATGTAGTGTGTAATTGACGGCCCGATGCTAAGGTACATACCTAATCTTCAACTTTTGAAATTACATGAATATGCATGTTATTGTGAGTTATGTCCATATTTGATGCTATCTCTGATTGCCATGATGCTTGCTTGATTTTCTCTAATGAGATCTGTGTTATATATCTTGTTGTTTGAACTAACtctgatgtcttgtgatagtgcttaaaaaacattttaggtatATACCCTAACTCTTCTTTATGATTGCGATTTGAATTCTTGTTTGGAATGCTAATGTTAATAGAATTTCATAATCACCTTAGCTTTTCTTGGTACCCTAAGTCAATTAGTCAATTGCCATATTTCCCTTAATCTAGCTAATAGAGACCTGTTTAGATATTAAAGAGGTGCTACTTCTTTGAGGTACCTTCCAATAGGTAATATGATCCTTAGACCCAAACTCGAGCTTTTTGAAGATATGCTTTTTCAAAACTACGaagtcaaattttcttttagggttttcttttttgatttattttcatttttaaaataaaataaaataagtggcataTATATAGTCTTTCACCAAtaagaaatcatgaaaaatgcgggtccgcACTCAACCCAAAGTCCACAAATAACATCTAAATCAAGTAAATGCatacttaaaaataatgaaaataatcaatatcaatcaatgtaatataaaaataaaataaaataaaataatcaatttctTTAGGAAACCATGGATGGAAGGTGGCAAAGAAGTAGAAGTaagggaaaagagaagaaaaaaagaataaaaaaacataaaataaataacaaaaaaaagaagaaaatatgtgaggtgagaaagaaatagaaaatgaaagaaaatgagagaataaGAGAGGTGGGGGGAGAGGCAGGGAGGGGTGGAGGGGAGTCATCGAAAATGGTTGCTGTTAGTGGGGGCCATCGATCAATAGTGATGGTGGTGGCAGGTGAGAGTGGATGggtgtggaaaaaaaaatataaaaaaagaaaaagaaaagagagtcTAATGACCAAAGAAAAGATGCAAAATTGagagaacaattttttcttattgacaatattttttcaTGTCTTTTCCATTGCACTCTCCTTATTTTACATAAActattaaatagaaatagaaattgaataaaataaaaactaattctAAGGATTCTTTATTTCCTTAACTAATTAGGAATAGAAACCAAAAATTGAGGGATCCTAGGGATCATTTATTTGGGTCGTAACATCCTCTTCCTTGTTAAAAGAAGGAAATCCTCTTAATGGGTGGTAATTGACTATTCCAATTCATTCTGATTCCCATAGAGTTCAATGTACTCTCTCCACTTTTGTTAGAGTCCTTGACTTCCTTGAGAATTGCCTTCATTGTCCCTTCCTACAACAAGGCTAACCCAATGGTTTGGGCTAGTGTGTGTGGTCGAAACATGGTGACTTGATGAAAAGAAAcatgagaaaaatgaatgaaaagggTAAAGAGCGAGGAGAGAACaaatgagaagagaaaaaaaaaagtcaagtgtgaatgagaagaaaaagaaacttgcgaaaaatgaaaaaagtgaaaaggGAAATatgagatgagagaaaaaatggGAGAGTCGGGTGTGAAATGGGGtaaaaacaaggaaagaaaaatgaaagaagtgaaaaggaaaaatgagaagagagaaaaaataggaagagaaaaaaaggggAGAGAGTTGGGTgtaaatgggagaaaaaagaagggaaaaacaaaaaaagaaaaagaaagataaaaggaaaactaaaaaatgaagtaaaaaataatcaaataaacaaataataataaaacaaacttAAAAAGTGAGAATAGATTTGCTACAAATTTTGGGATTTACAactattttaacaaatttatttatttatttatgtatttatctaATTATCATAGGATTATCACTATCCAAGTTGTCCAATCATCTCCTTAATCCTTATCTATCCTTTTTTACTTTATCATCATTTTGATTATCATTTTTTCCACTAGATTAATATATGTGTACTATTTGCTATTATGATATGGTATCAAATagctaattaataaattatttgtgtTTCATCCACTCTTTTAATAAATGTTGAGATTAGCTTCGGCTTAGTAATAATCTTGCCCTAGACTGAATTATGGCTTtgattctattattttatttaaaaataatttaaaataaaataagtaggaAGCCTGcatgtttttctaaaaaaataaaataaatgaaactttTAAGGCTATGCTTGATATGTGaaagtttaaagaaaaaaataaggaaaaattataaattttttatttaactataaaaaatacaataaataatattaattttaggaTGGTAAAAGCATGATATGTATATTGAAACTAAATTTTGTaaacttaaacttttaaaaaatcttgTCCTTCTATAACATGCACCAAAACTTATAAGTATATAGgtaaacctatatatatatatatatatatatatatatatatatatatatatatatatatatattttatatataagtaaaatataaaattattattatcattttatgtttgtaaagaaaataagtgaGACTAATTGGCATCTATTGGGAATCGTTGGCCCATTTTAGGTTGGAAAATCTAAGCCTTCTTAGTCACGCATAGCGAAATTGATCATATTTAAAAGGAAAGTCAAGGACAACTGTTTCCAATTTTCCATACAATATTCCCcataattttctctttcattttttccataCATTCATCAAGGATGAAAGCTTATTCAATCTATTACTATTGATATAGATAGACTAAGCAGAGAAAGAACCAGTTCACACACTGCTCTTAATGGTAGAGCTATATCCACTCTGATCATCATAGTACTTTGACCACAGCATCACACCTCCATACTTGGGTGATGTCTTAATGACCGGAAGAATTTGAGAGGTCAACACATTGGCCGGAATAAACCCGCTTCCGGCAGCTGCAGAGGCTGCCGGCAAACCCAAGAAGATCAGTGAATTTATCGATGAAGTCCACCGGTTCCATGAATTCAGAGGGTTAGTGGTGTTGGCAGAAGTATACTGGCATGGGGGATTGTTATAGAATTGCACCCAAACATTGTCAAAACGGCCTGTGTTAAGAGCAGTGCCCATGAACTTATCTGGGAATGGACACTGAGGGGCTGCAGTTAGGTATACCTTCCTCCCACGCTGACTGAAACCCGATAAGGCTCGAGCAAGGTCGTCCCAGTACTGGGTCGAACCGAGCAGGATGACAAAGTCTATGCCATCTAATACTGCATCACCTAATGGCCGAGACGATGATCGTCCTCCCAAGAAGTTGTTCCACAGATAGTTGGCTACGTTTTGGGCATCATCGGAAGAGGACAGAGAGTAACTTCCAATCGCACCACCTATAGAGAGCATGACCTTAACGCCTTGACTTTGGCAGTTACTTATGTCGGTACTGACGGAGGTGCAGCCATTGGAAGCAGAGTCGCAATGGCCTGCAAGGTTGATTTCAGGGGTCTGGCCATTCCCGAACTTGTTGAGGAAGGCTATGTTAACGTAGGAGTATTTTCCGGTGTTGCAGGTTTGGGTTAGGGTCCCTTCATTGCCGTTTTGGCCCCAGTAGATGGCGATGCCACCGGCATAAGTGGTCTGGAGGAAAGCTAGGACTGAGAGGGAGATGAGCAGAGGTGTGGATTGGGGGGTTCTAGCCATTCTTGAAAGAGCTGTTGTGGCCTGTGCTTGATTAATGTGTGTGGGGGTGAGTCCTTTTTATAGAGTTCTAGAGTTGAGGGTCGTGACTCGCAAACTTTAACCGAGTCATGTCTTTTCTCGTTGGCTCtataaatattaacaaataaTAAGATTGAGAGAAGCTTAAAGACGATATTAAAATGTTATGATCATGCAAGCCTTTTTCCTAGAAGTTTCCCTAGAATGCTGGGCATTTTCAGGACATAGGAAGAGTTAACTTCATGCATTTTCTGACTCATTTCTCCCGACCAAATCCTAAATGCAAAGTATGAGAGAAAATGATAGGTTCCCACCCTTTCCATCAAATCTGAGAATAACTCTCCTGCATCAACTGGACCGGTTTCATCTGAAGAGGCTTTGATATGGATTGAAGAAAACCTGTTGGAATCTGTTTCACAGAGATTATCATTATTCATTATGCACACGGTTTTCCAAGAGATGAATCTTCATGAGACAATTGCTACATTTTTTAAGATACAAATGGTAGGAAATCACAACCGAAATTCCAGTATATGTCAGGTCATCTATGTCTCAATCCTATCTGGAGAACATAATGCCATCCTTCTCATTTACCAGAAAAATTGTTAAACCCCAcgagaaagaaaacaaatgaaccAGGATGCTCACACCCAACTCAAAATATTAACCTGGATTTACCATTTGGTATGGTATTCACCAAAGTTTTATCTTaacttatgatttaaaatattggtCATAAACACGATGTTATAAAAATCCACAAAATCCCCATTCATTTTAACCCCAAAAAGATACCAGCCCCGGAGCTGAAACGGCTCTCAGTAGAGAACTGAGAGACAGCACACCAACATTGGGCTTCTAGTTCAGTAAATCAAAATTTCTCCCACacatttatggaaaaaaaatatttggataaagGGAACTCTGAGATCAACTAATCAAAGTCCTGGAAAAGAAGTTCCACCTTTAATAGATTTGAACTGATAAGCTTTAGAATCAACAACAACTCCTCAATCTATAAAGCTTTAAGTAGCTATCTTTTcagcaaaaaatagaaaatgaagcCAAAATCTCTAATCCTCCTCTGactaacttcttacaatagacgCAATAGCTTGAAGTAATCTTTCAAAAAACCAAAGTACACTGCAGCTTTTAGGGCATAGCTATCTGAACTACGGCTGAAACCCAATAAATTCTTCGcaattttaaatcaacaaaacaCACAGACATtctagaaaaattgaaattaccCAGTACCCACATCATTCATCAACCGTATTTTCTGGGTTTGTAAAATCCAGCTTAAAGCTATCGAAGGAGCAAAGATTCCAGAACAATTCAAACCACGATTAACCAATATACAATTCAGTAGAACGGATGCCTTGTACATAAACAAATTACTATGCAATGATGATTTTGCATATTAAGTTTGTTTATATGCAATTTTTGTCACATACTTGCATCTCTATGGTTGTACACTTGTAGTACATCTAACTGCATGTGTCAAGTTCTGGTTTTTATGGGAAAGCACCACCTATACTTTGGCGATGAACTCATAAATTCATAATATTATTCAAGACTTTGTCTAGCTGACATGTTTGGGACTAAATGTAAACCAGTGGTCGTTCACTACCATAGGCTggccacaaaattttcaacttttcattCTTTCGGGCCTATTTATCAGTTCATTTCAGGCCAGAAAATCCCTCATTCCATCAACTCAATGTTTGCTCTTTACTGGGTCCAGACCCGTTCATCTTTGTTCCTCATGTATGGTTTCTGTTTCTAGGTTCTCATGAGTGCACTGATTgctacctttttcttttcttctttagtgtttttttttgttcttgcctCGAGTCTATCTTCTCACATTTCTTTACTCCTTGCTTctgaacaattttattttatttttgatggtTTATCATTCTGTACCTTCAGGCACAATAAGAATATGTTTGACAGTGActctagaaaatgtttttgacatttctaatgtttaaaattttttattttttaagtattaaaaatactataaacacTTATAAAAATCACTGTTAAACGCGTTCTAAGTCTCCTAGTCTCTTTAAGAAATTTGTGCAACAATATGCATCAATCAAACATCATCCCAGAATCATCTCTCAGTTCATGTAGAGGATTCATACTTTAGTCCATTTATAGATTTAGAATAAgccaattaaaaatgaaattgaaataattatctAAGACTTTCTAGGCACAGTGGTAGAGTGGAAAGGATATCTAATAGATTTCAGGTAGTGGATAAAGATTTCTTGAATTTAGTtgcatttaaaatatttcttctcAATATTGATAGATTTTCTAAGGTGAATCAGCCACATGTTTCTTTTTTCGGCTAAGCTTATTCagctttatgatttttttttttttactaaaatccTGTTGTCCACTTTAGCTTTTACGGTTTTAAAATACATCCACATAGTTAAGATGGGTTCTTTACATATATAGGAATTTCTCTCCAGATATGGAATATCACAATGATACCATGACATTGTGTTCGACAAAATTGCAAGGCATTTGGACAAACACCCAATGCAGGATCGATTGACACTGATATAATTTATTGCAACACACTCCTCCATATGGAATGTACAAATTGGATGCAAAAGGGAGCGAGTCATTTCACGAAATGCTCAAAACCCAGGAACAATTGTGTGCTGATGGGGTTAAATCCAGACAACAAACATATAGCATGAGGGCTTTTGTGGTAGCATATAAGTAAATGCAAGAAGAACCTGTTTAAGTTGATTTTCTTAGTAGATATGCtagcatggttttttttttttctttgatatccGTGGATGTCCGAGCTACCTTACGCGCATCTTGACTAATCCCATGGGACCCTGAAGTTAATGATTGGGTAAACCTCCAATGGCCTTATGGGGACTCGAACTGGTGACCACTGAGGAGCAAACCCAAGGCCGGACCAATAGATATGCTAGCATAGTTGAAGCTATTTGTGAAGAGAATTgctaattatattttcaaaaacaatctGGTTGATACATCGACCACTACCCAAGAATATAGTACAGGATCCAAGTGTCTCTTATGAAGAACATTAGAATATCCATATCTTTTAGGATCAAGGATCATACAAAATGCAAAACATACTATTGCCTTGCAATTGGTGAGGCTATTCACTTCCTGAAATCTTTTTCTTCAATGCTTCAATATCTGTGGCCAGTTCCTTTCGGCTTGACTGGGAAAATAACCACAATTGTTAGCAACATGTAGTTTGCATTATAAGACCATAGCTTATGCCAAAACAATATTAAAAGGAAATTGAACACATAAATCCATGAAGTATTAAGAACAAGTATGACTTGCAATATTAggaatttttcctttttttttgggataagaaagtaattaaaatttactAAAGTTTAAATAGCATGGAAGAAGCATTCACAGTGCCTGCCACTATGGATCAGTCAAGAATAATTAGAAGATAAGTTGCAGCAATTTTGTAATGATTtgtgaattattgaaaataatgccACAAATTGAGGTTAAACATGCTTAAAGAAGCACGCTCATATAACTTGGACCTCCAAAGAAGTCAGAGATAGTTTAATATTATGCTTATAATCCAATTGTTTCTTAGACGACATATTTGATTAGAGTATGGAGTCACATTCGTGGCATATTATAGTCACTGGAGATGCTAATTTCAATATCAGACATGTCAACTCATAGAGAGGTTTTTCTGATTTTACCTTAAAGAGAAGGTATCGGTAGACAAACCATCCAGTATATCCAAGTCCCACCAACTCCATGATTTTTGGAAGCTGGCAAATGAAAGACGGATTAATTCAGAAGCTTTATATTCATTACCCAAATGTatgttgtttattaaaaataacagAACAGTAAGATCACTTACCAAAGGGACCGAATTGATAGCACTAACAATGATGGAAGACAGCCAAACTGCAACTATTGCCCCACCTCCATAGATAAAAACTGTGGATTTGTTTTCGAGTGCATCCCACTGTTAAAAGGTAAAGGAAATTTAGACAGAGGCTTgtaataaaatggaaaaatatgacTGACTGCTTGGGCAGTCAGACATGATCCCAgtcttgaaagaaaaaagaaaaaaaaaaagaaaaaaaaaaaaaaagaaaaagagaaaactcGGCACTCTATAACCTAGAGGCCATTGTTGTCGGTCTAGGAGTGCAAAGACCCACTAGATCATGTAGTCATAGATCAGAGGACAGACACAGTAACTAGGATGGTGTCACTTCCATATTACTGAAAAATTGAAGGTAATAGTGATTCATCTTTATGCCTAAGTTTGTTACCTGGTAAAGGCTAAACTCAAGAAGGGTTGAAACCATGTAGTACTAAAGGGTGATCATTCGGATATCAATGCTTATACCCATTAATGTTACACATTGTG
It encodes:
- the LOC117933984 gene encoding acidic endochitinase-like, with translation MARTPQSTPLLISLSVLAFLQTTYAGGIAIYWGQNGNEGTLTQTCNTGKYSYVNIAFLNKFGNGQTPEINLAGHCDSASNGCTSVSTDISNCQSQGVKVMLSIGGAIGSYSLSSSDDAQNVANYLWNNFLGGRSSSRPLGDAVLDGIDFVILLGSTQYWDDLARALSGFSQRGRKVYLTAAPQCPFPDKFMGTALNTGRFDNVWVQFYNNPPCQYTSANTTNPLNSWNRWTSSINSLIFLGLPAASAAAGSGFIPANVLTSQILPVIKTSPKYGGVMLWSKYYDDQSGYSSTIKSSV
- the LOC117933985 gene encoding protein CURVATURE THYLAKOID 1A, chloroplastic-like, which gives rise to MATAYTAGASSMVAAISRPRLPLTSFHPRSSLPYLPPRPSSLSLKLFSDSNRFSSLQIKASSDESGPVDAGELFSDLMERWDALENKSTVFIYGGGAIVAVWLSSIIVSAINSVPLLPKIMELVGLGYTGWFVYRYLLFKSSRKELATDIEALKKKISGSE